CGAGTCGGGCGCGGACCAGTTGGTGGTGGCCGATGAGGTGCTCACGCCCGACTCGTCAAGGTTCTGGGCGGCTGCCGACTGGTCACCCGGATCCACTCCCCACGGCTTCGACAAGCAGCCGGTGCGGGACTTTCTCGACGGCCTCGAATGGGACAAGACGCCACCTCCACCGGCGCTCCCAGCCGAGGTGGTGGACGCGACCGCGCAGCGCTACCGCGACGCCTACGAGCAGATCTGTGGCCTCTCGCTGCACGACTGGCCCGGCGCCTGAGCGCTGTCAGGGGCCCTGTCGGAGCATCCCTTCGGGGTGTGCCAATGTTGGGCCATGACCTTCGATGTCGTGGTTGAAGTGACCCTCCGCCCCGGGATCGCCGATCCTCAGGGAGCGACGATCGAACGTGCCCTGCCGGCGCTCGGCTTTGACGGCGTGAGCGACGTTGCGGTGGGCAAGAGCATCCGGTTCACGCTGGAAGGCGCGGACGAGGCGGCTGCTCGTGCCGAGGTCGACGACCTGTGCCACCGCTTCCTGTCGAACCCGGTGATCGAAGACACTGCGGTCACCCTTTCGGCGGCTTCCTGATGGCAACCAAGGTCGCAGTGGTGCGCTTCCCGGGCACGAACTGCGAGTTCGACGTCGTGGAAGCTGTCGAGCAGCTCGGTGCAACCGCCGAGCTGGTGTTCCATGACAGCACCGATCTCGGCGGCGCCGACTGCGTGGTCATCGCTGGTGGGTTCGCCCATGGCGACTACCTGCGGCCCGGGGCCATCGCCCGCTTCTCACCGGTTATGGACGAAGTGAGCGCACTCGCTGCCGACGGTGGGGCTGTCGTCGGAATCTGCAATGGCTTCCAGGTGCTCACCGAAACACATCTGCTTCCCGGTGCACTCCAGAAGAATGCAGGGCTGAAGTTCCGCTGCGGGCAGGCACGAATCCGTGTCGAGACGACCGACTCGGTACTCACCTCCGAGGCGACTGTTGGTGACGAGCTGTCGATCCCGATCAACCACTTCGAGGGCAATTACACATGTTCCGGGGAGACCCTCGCCGAGCTGCGGTCCGAGGACCGGATCGTGTTCCGCTATGTCGACAACCCCAACGGTTCTATTGACGACATAGCGGGTATCTGCAACGAGGGGCGCAACGTGGTGGGGCTAATGCCCCACCCCGAGCGGGCATGCCATCCGCTACTCGGCTCAACCGATGGCGTCCCCCTGATGCGCTCGCTGCTGGCTGCGCCGCTGGCGGTCGCGGCCGGCTAGCTGACGGCTCCGCGACCTATGCCGGCGGCCTTGAGGGTTGCTGCTGGCACACCCACCTCGCGCCAGGCTCCGTAGCTGATGCCCTTGCGGCCGCTGTACCCGGCTGCGACATCCACGAAGGCCTTCTCGATCTCAGCGAACTCCGACGCGTTTTCCGTGCTGGCCAGCTCGTTGCGGAGGTCGATCCGCTCCTGCACCAGATTGAGCCTCTTGAGCGGATCCGAGTCGGCAATGGTCGCTTCGATGCCATCAAGACGCTTGCGGATGCTCTCGGGTGTGCGCTTACGGCCGCGCTTGGGCTTGTTTTCCTCGAGTGCTTCGAGGTAGGCCTTCACAACGCGACCTTCGACGCGCCCGGCGGCCATTGCCTTCTTGTGTGAATCGGAAACCTGTCGCTTTGCCATAGTCGCGAATATATCCCCGCGCTCGGCGGATGCAAGGCGGCGCACCCGGTCAACGCCATTGACGGAATGCGCGGCGGTCCATTTGGGCAATAGAGTCAGTTGGGGTCCTCATCCCGAGCGGACGATGCGACGTGGTCTGATGCATGCCCCGGCGGCTTGTAGGTTTGGCCGCGATGTCGAGTGATGCAGCAGATGAGGCGACATACCGGGCCCTCGGGCTCACCGATGACGAGTACGACCTGATTGCGTCGACCCTCGATCGCGCGCCCAACCACCTCGAACTGGCCATGTACTCGGTCATGTGGTCCGAGCACTGCTCCTACAAGAGCTCGCGGATCCATCTGAAGCGCTTCCCCACGGAGGCCCCATGGGTATTGGTGGGTCCTGGCGAGGGAGCCGGGGTCATCGATGTCGGCGACGGAATCGCAGTGGCCATCCGAATCGAGAGCCACAACCATCCGAGCGCGATCGAGCCGCACCAGGGAGCTGCCACAGGTGTTGGCGGCATTCTGCGCGACATCTTCTCGGTCGGCGCACGACCGATCGCGGTCATGGATCCACTGCGGTTCGGCCCGCTCGAGGACGCGAGGTCGCGCTGGATCGCCGAGGGTGTGGTGTCGGGAATCTCCCACTACGGCAATTCCGTCGGGGTGCCGACGGTCGGCGGCGAGACCGTCTTTGACGAGACCTACGCTGACAACCCGCTGGTCAACGTGTTGTGCCTCGGCACCATGCCAACGGAGAGGCTGGTGCTCGGTCGGGCAGAAGGCACGGGCAACCTCGCGGTCCTGCTCGGCTCCTCGACCGGGCGCGACGGCATCGGCGGTGTGTCGGTGCTGGCCTCAGCGGGCTTTTCGGACTCTGAGGCCGACGCCGGTAAGCGCCCCAGCGTGCAGGTGGGTGATCCGTTCGAGGAGAAGCGGCTGATCGAGGCGTGCCTTGAACTGCTCGACCGCGACCTGGCCGTGGGAGTGCAGGACCTCGGCGGTGCCGGCATCACCTGTGCCACGTCTGAGACCGCTGCCAAGGGTGGCGCCGGCATGGACGTGGTGGTCAGTTCGATACCGGCGCGCGAACCCCACATGGAGCCCTTCGAGGTGATGACCTCGGAGTCCCAGGAGCGCATGCTCGCCATCGTGGAGCCGGCCAAGCTCGACGATGTGCTCGACATCGCGCGGCGCTGGGAGGTCACCGCCACGGTCATCGGCGACGTGACCGGAAGTGGCAAGCTCAGGGTGCTCGACGGCCCGGATGGCGAAGTGCTCGCGGAGGTGCCCGCCAGCTCACTCGAGCACGACGCTCCGCTGTATGACCGTCCGCGCGCCGAGCCCGCGGACCTTGCCCAGCGCCGGACCGACTCGGCTGATCGCCTCGATCCGGGTGACCCGGCTGCTGACCTTCTCGCCATGCTCGCAGGCACCGAGTGGGTCTGGTCCCAATACGACCACATGCTGTTCCTCAACACCGTCGCCGGGCCCGGCTCCGACGCGGCCGTGCTGCGCCTCAAGCACCCCACCACGGGTGCCGACACGGGGCGCGGCCTTGCGGTCACCACCGATGGCAACCACCTGTGGTGTGCGGTCGACCCCCGCGCGGGCGGTGCGATGACGGTCGTGGAGTCGGTCATGAACCTCGCGGTGGTGGGCGCTGAGCCAAGGGCGATGGTCAACTGCCTCAACTTCGGCAACCCGGAGCACCCCGAGGTGATGTGGCAGCTGTCCGAGGCGGTTGATGGACTGTCAGCGGCACTCGACGCATTCGGCGTGCCCTGCGTGGGCGGCAACGTGAGCCTCTACAACGAGTCCCGCGGCTCTGATATCGACCCCACGCCGATAATCGGGTTGCTCGGCGTGATCGCCTCGCTCGACGAGCCACCCCCGCCACCGACACTCGTCGACGGCGGTCGGCTGCTGCTGGTCGGCGACGCCCCGTCGGGCCTCTCGGGCTCTCGTTGGGCTGCGACAAGGGGTCACCGCGGCCGTGGTGAGCTGCCGGCGACCGACCTTGCCACCGCCGGCCGTACCGCCGCTGTCGTGCGGGACCTGGTTCGCCATCCGGCGGTGCTCGGTGCCCACGATGTCGCTTCCGGAGGGGTAGGCCTTGCCTTGGCCGAGATGTGTGCATCGGCGGGTATCGGAGCCACGGTGGCGAGGATCGCGGACCATGTGGAGCTGTTCTCCGAGGCGCCGGGGCGCGCTCTGCTCTGTGTCGACCCGGAGCAGGTGGCCGAGGTCGTCGCCACCATCGAGGCAGCCGGTGTGTCTTGTTCGCGCATCGGCGTGGCGGGAGGCGACTCGTTGTCGGTCAAGGGCCTGCTCGACCTGCCCGTTGCCGATCTGGTCGGCGCGTGGAGCGACACACTGCCGGACGCCCTCGGCTCGGGTACGACCCAGGGGTAACCGCCGCCGGGCCCGGCGCCCGGCTGGATCGCCGAGATGGTGGTCCGTAGCCTGTTGTGTACGCAGAATCGCCCTCTGGAGAGGGTGTGAGCCCAGGTGGGAGCAAGGCAATGAAACATCGGCGGAGCATATTGGGCGGCTTCTCGGCCCTTGTGGTGCTCGCGCTCGTGTCCACCGGTTGCCTGCTGCCGGGCCAGTTCGATCCCACCGGAGGTGCTCCCATCGGCAGCCTCGACCTCGTGGTCGACGCAGGCGGCGCGATCCGCGTGGTCGGTTGGGCACTCGACCCGGAGACCGCCGGCCCGATCGTGATCAAGGTCGGCTCCGAAGGGGTCGTGCACGACGTTGTGGCCGACAGCCCCCGGTCCGACATCGCTGCCGCCTACCCCGGCCATGGCGCAGCCCATGGTTTCGACTACACCTTCAGCGGCCTCGCTCCGGGCCTGCGCGGCATATGCGTGTGGGCCCCCAACACCGTCGGCGTTGGCGATGACCGGCTGCTCGGGTGCGCCAACATCGAAGTGTCCGACGGAACTCCGATCGGCAGCCTGGACTTCGCCACCTCGCTGGCGCCGCGCACCGTGACCGTCGGCGGCTGGGTGTTCGACAAGAACCTGGCAGGCAGCTCCGAGATCGTCGTGAACGTCGACGGCCAACTCGCCAACCGGTCCGTGGCGTCCAACTACCGGCCCGACGTAGGGACCGTGTTCGGCCGGCCCAACTCCGGGTTCCAGGTCGAGGTGCCCACCTCTGCGGGATCACACCAGGTGTGTGTGGCCACGTTCAACGCGGGTCCGGGAGTGGACAGGCTGCTCGGTTGCCGCACCGTGGTCGTCGCCGAGTCCACCGAGGAACGCCGGCCCGTCGGTGAGCTGACCGCGGTCACGCCGGCCTCGCACGGCACGGTCATGGTGACAGGCGAGGCGTCGGACCCCGACGGTTCCGCCGGGCTCCAGGTGCGCCTCGACATCGACACGGGTACCCCCGACGCGCAAAGTGTCACGCTGCCCGTCAGCGGTGGCGTGTTCAGTACGACCATCAACGGGCTCGAGGCGGGCCTGCACACGATCTGCCCGGTCGGGCTCGACGTCAACGGCGGGTTCGGAGTCACCGGCGACCGGGCCTTCATCTGTGGATCCACCGTGGTGGGTGAGCTCTCGGTGGGAACGGGAGGTGCTGCGTCGGACAAGAACTGGGTGGCGCCCTCGCAGGGGCACCCGCTACGTGATGCCGAGCGCGACGCCGGGGTTTCCGTCGAGCTGTCCGATGGCTCGGTGATGTGGTTCTTCGGCGACACCCTGGCCCGTGACTCCGTGGGCAACGTGGAGTACTTCGTCAACAACACAGCCGCCTGGGCGTCTGCAGGTGCCCCCACGGTCACCCGCGACGGCACGGTCGGCAACAACCCCGTGCAGTTCGTGTCGCCCCCGCCCGGCATGTGCGACGGAGCACAGTTCCCCACAGCGGCCCTCTGGCCGGAGTCGGCGGTGGCCGTGCCCCAGGGCGGCGGGACCGACAAGGTGCTCGTGTTCGCGTCGAAGGTCTGCCTCGGCACGAACTTCCTCGACATCGAAGCGCGGGGCATGGCGCTGGTGGAACTGGACTACGACAGCTCGTCGCCGCCGGTCGACACTCCCGTCACGGGTGCGGTGACCCAGGCGAACCTGTTCGACGCGACGGATCCCTATGGCCGCGGTGCCGTGCTCGATGCCGACGAAACGACGATCTACACCTACCAGTGCGGCCGTTTCGACCCGGCGGACACGTCGGACTGGGGGCCGTGCAACGTGGGTCGCGTCGACTTCGTTGACCGCACAGTTCCCGCCAACTGGGAGTACTGGGACGGCGGCGACTGGACCAGCGACGCGAGCTGGGTGGTCAGTGCGGCGTCAGCTGCGCCGATCGAATCGCCCACTGGCAGCGACGTAACCGTGCCCGTTGCGGCCTTCACCGTCACATACGACGCGGCACACAATGCCTGGCTCATGGTCTACAGCCCCTGGCCCGGGTTCACCGACAGGGTCGAGGTGCGCGTGGCCGACACTCCGGTGGGGCCGTTCAGCGACCCGGTCACCGTCTACCTGCCGGGTTGCAACGACACCACAGGCGGGGTCGCCTACTACTGCTACGCGGGTACGGCCCAGCCGAAGCTGAGCTCCACCGGCCTGCTTGGCGTCGGCTACTACGACCAACTGATCTCCGTGGCACCGCTTCGGGCGCAGTACGTGACGGTCACGGTGCCGTTCTCGGTGGTTGTGACCCCGGCGCCCTGAGCCCTGGACGCCCTCTCGCCGCGGACAACGTGTCGTCACAGACGACGGGTCGCCGCGGTCACAATGGGGCCGTGACCACGGGCAGATTCGCGCCGAGCCCCTCGGGGCGCCTGCATCTGGGCAATCTGCGAACGGCCCTGCTGGCGTGGTGCCTGGCCCGCCATGACGGCGGGCGGTTCCTGGTTCGGATGGAGGACCTGACCACACAGGCAGTGGCTGACCGCGATGCGGAGCAGTTGCGCGATCTCACCGCGGTCGGAATCGACCATGACGGCCCGGTCTGGCGCCAGTCGGAGCGAGGCGAGGCCTACCACTCGGCACTGCGGCAGTTGCAGGAGGCCGGTCTCACGTATCCGTGCTTCTGCACGCGCCGCGAGATCCGCGAGGCCGCCGTAGCGCCTCACGGCGCCTCTGTGGAAGGCGCGTACCCGGGAACCTGCGCCGCGCTGCCCGACTCCGAGGTGCGGGCGCGCACGGCCGAGGGTCGCGATCCGGCCACCAGGCTCCGCGCCAGGGGTGAGGTCGTGTCGGTGAGCGATTCGATGCTCGGCACGATCGAGTACCAGGTCGACGACTTCGTGCTGCGGCGCGGTGATGGTGTCGCCGCCTACAACCTGGCGGTGGTCGTGGACGACGCGGCCCAGGGCGTGGACCAGGTGGTGCGCGGCGATGATCTGGCCCCGACGACCCCCCGCCAGGTACTGCTGCAGCGCCTGCTGGGCCTGCCGACGCCCGCTTACGTACATGTGCCGCTCGTGGTCGGGCCAGACGGCGACCGGCTGGCGAAGCGTCATGGAGCCGTCACCCTCGAGGCCCTGGCCGGCTTGGGCATCGGGCCCTCGGGCGTGCTGGCCATGCTCGCCTGCTCCCTGGGGCTGGCCGGGCCGGGCGAGTCGGTCACGCCCGATCAACTGCTGCGACGGTTCGACCCCGATGACATCCCTGTGGAGCCGTGGGTCTACGAGGCGCCTGGGGGCAGCTGAGCCGGGTCGGCCGGTGTCACTGCGGTGTGCCACGATGGCATGGTGACCCCAGAGGGTGCCCCGGCCTCTACGTCCTCCCACGTTGGATTCGATCCAGCAGCCGCGTCAGCGGCCGACGCCGCCGACGGCGGCAAGCCACGGGAGGCCTGTGGAGTCTTCGGTGTCTACGCCCCCGGCCAGCCCGTGGCGCACCACGCATACCTGGGCATCTACGCCTTGCAGCACCGAGGGCAGGAATCGGCCGGCATCGCTACCTCCGACGGCAACCACCTGACGGTGGTGAAGGACATGGGCCTCGTGTCCAACGTGTTCGATGACCGCACGCTCGTCGCCCTCGACGGCGACCTGGCGATCGGCCACACCCGATACTCCACGACCGGCTCCAGCATGTGGAAGAACTCCCAGCCGGTGTTCCGCGACTGCGAGCACACGCAGTTCGCGCTGGCCCACA
This portion of the Actinomycetes bacterium genome encodes:
- the purS gene encoding phosphoribosylformylglycinamidine synthase subunit PurS; this encodes MTFDVVVEVTLRPGIADPQGATIERALPALGFDGVSDVAVGKSIRFTLEGADEAAARAEVDDLCHRFLSNPVIEDTAVTLSAAS
- the purL gene encoding phosphoribosylformylglycinamidine synthase subunit PurL — protein: MPRRLVGLAAMSSDAADEATYRALGLTDDEYDLIASTLDRAPNHLELAMYSVMWSEHCSYKSSRIHLKRFPTEAPWVLVGPGEGAGVIDVGDGIAVAIRIESHNHPSAIEPHQGAATGVGGILRDIFSVGARPIAVMDPLRFGPLEDARSRWIAEGVVSGISHYGNSVGVPTVGGETVFDETYADNPLVNVLCLGTMPTERLVLGRAEGTGNLAVLLGSSTGRDGIGGVSVLASAGFSDSEADAGKRPSVQVGDPFEEKRLIEACLELLDRDLAVGVQDLGGAGITCATSETAAKGGAGMDVVVSSIPAREPHMEPFEVMTSESQERMLAIVEPAKLDDVLDIARRWEVTATVIGDVTGSGKLRVLDGPDGEVLAEVPASSLEHDAPLYDRPRAEPADLAQRRTDSADRLDPGDPAADLLAMLAGTEWVWSQYDHMLFLNTVAGPGSDAAVLRLKHPTTGADTGRGLAVTTDGNHLWCAVDPRAGGAMTVVESVMNLAVVGAEPRAMVNCLNFGNPEHPEVMWQLSEAVDGLSAALDAFGVPCVGGNVSLYNESRGSDIDPTPIIGLLGVIASLDEPPPPPTLVDGGRLLLVGDAPSGLSGSRWAATRGHRGRGELPATDLATAGRTAAVVRDLVRHPAVLGAHDVASGGVGLALAEMCASAGIGATVARIADHVELFSEAPGRALLCVDPEQVAEVVATIEAAGVSCSRIGVAGGDSLSVKGLLDLPVADLVGAWSDTLPDALGSGTTQG
- a CDS encoding DUF4185 domain-containing protein, whose amino-acid sequence is MGGFSALVVLALVSTGCLLPGQFDPTGGAPIGSLDLVVDAGGAIRVVGWALDPETAGPIVIKVGSEGVVHDVVADSPRSDIAAAYPGHGAAHGFDYTFSGLAPGLRGICVWAPNTVGVGDDRLLGCANIEVSDGTPIGSLDFATSLAPRTVTVGGWVFDKNLAGSSEIVVNVDGQLANRSVASNYRPDVGTVFGRPNSGFQVEVPTSAGSHQVCVATFNAGPGVDRLLGCRTVVVAESTEERRPVGELTAVTPASHGTVMVTGEASDPDGSAGLQVRLDIDTGTPDAQSVTLPVSGGVFSTTINGLEAGLHTICPVGLDVNGGFGVTGDRAFICGSTVVGELSVGTGGAASDKNWVAPSQGHPLRDAERDAGVSVELSDGSVMWFFGDTLARDSVGNVEYFVNNTAAWASAGAPTVTRDGTVGNNPVQFVSPPPGMCDGAQFPTAALWPESAVAVPQGGGTDKVLVFASKVCLGTNFLDIEARGMALVELDYDSSSPPVDTPVTGAVTQANLFDATDPYGRGAVLDADETTIYTYQCGRFDPADTSDWGPCNVGRVDFVDRTVPANWEYWDGGDWTSDASWVVSAASAAPIESPTGSDVTVPVAAFTVTYDAAHNAWLMVYSPWPGFTDRVEVRVADTPVGPFSDPVTVYLPGCNDTTGGVAYYCYAGTAQPKLSSTGLLGVGYYDQLISVAPLRAQYVTVTVPFSVVVTPAP
- a CDS encoding tRNA glutamyl-Q(34) synthetase GluQRS, producing the protein MTTGRFAPSPSGRLHLGNLRTALLAWCLARHDGGRFLVRMEDLTTQAVADRDAEQLRDLTAVGIDHDGPVWRQSERGEAYHSALRQLQEAGLTYPCFCTRREIREAAVAPHGASVEGAYPGTCAALPDSEVRARTAEGRDPATRLRARGEVVSVSDSMLGTIEYQVDDFVLRRGDGVAAYNLAVVVDDAAQGVDQVVRGDDLAPTTPRQVLLQRLLGLPTPAYVHVPLVVGPDGDRLAKRHGAVTLEALAGLGIGPSGVLAMLACSLGLAGPGESVTPDQLLRRFDPDDIPVEPWVYEAPGGS